A single region of the Streptomyces virginiae genome encodes:
- a CDS encoding RICIN domain-containing protein, giving the protein MPRIVRPAAVTAAAVAVLATALTGTAGADPTGTHAPDRNEPRPVHWTVPEPGVAAPAPQRLLNQPVRITNDFAKRPTTQCLDVDANGGGNGTVVQIWQCNGSTQQRWYLWNNGALESYRFPGKCLDADLNGGGRNGTKVQIWDCNNTPQQSWSHPSGDRAIYNARFYGGGNIVMDRDANVVGNGARVQLWQKNFQSQQWWDVWTD; this is encoded by the coding sequence GTGCCTCGCATCGTCCGACCGGCGGCGGTCACCGCAGCCGCCGTCGCAGTCCTCGCCACCGCTCTCACCGGAACCGCGGGCGCAGACCCCACCGGTACGCATGCCCCGGACCGGAACGAGCCCCGGCCCGTGCACTGGACCGTTCCGGAACCCGGGGTGGCGGCCCCCGCGCCGCAGCGATTACTGAACCAGCCCGTCCGGATCACCAACGACTTCGCCAAACGCCCCACCACGCAGTGTCTGGACGTGGACGCGAACGGCGGTGGCAACGGCACGGTTGTCCAGATCTGGCAGTGCAACGGCTCCACCCAGCAGCGCTGGTACCTCTGGAACAACGGCGCGCTGGAGAGCTACCGCTTCCCCGGCAAATGCCTGGACGCCGACCTCAACGGCGGTGGCCGCAACGGCACCAAGGTGCAGATCTGGGACTGCAACAACACCCCGCAGCAGAGCTGGTCCCACCCGTCCGGCGACCGTGCGATCTACAACGCCCGCTTCTACGGCGGCGGCAACATCGTCATGGACCGCGACGCGAACGTCGTGGGCAACGGAGCCCGTGTCCAGTTGTGGCAGAAGAACTTCCAGTCGCAACAGTGGTGGGACGTCTGGACCGACTGA
- a CDS encoding GntR family transcriptional regulator encodes MGTTQLETAPEPKYWHLKTVLSEALDQDFAVGEVLPNERELAARFGVARATLRQALEQLELEGRLQRRRGVGTTVAPPRVGVAVGSAQHSWPGESVDGWEPVDAAETLPTAAVLKLLGTGGAFAADQPVHTVRRTRVSHGQAVAAELLYVPAASVPGLPAIEAPAGPARARAVLRELQRLVLDGQDRSVELGSARADDAKELDRLPGAPVLVVTTRYFTAAGTAAVSVATYRADTCRLTFGDSGNVEITHESRVAS; translated from the coding sequence GTGGGGACCACGCAGCTCGAAACGGCACCGGAGCCGAAGTACTGGCACCTCAAGACCGTCCTCAGCGAGGCGCTCGACCAGGACTTCGCCGTCGGTGAGGTGCTGCCCAACGAGCGTGAGCTCGCCGCCCGTTTCGGTGTCGCCCGCGCGACCCTGCGTCAGGCGCTGGAGCAGCTGGAGCTCGAAGGCCGGCTGCAGCGCCGCCGTGGCGTGGGCACCACCGTCGCCCCGCCGCGCGTCGGCGTCGCCGTCGGCAGTGCGCAGCACAGTTGGCCGGGCGAGAGCGTCGACGGCTGGGAGCCGGTGGACGCGGCCGAGACCCTGCCGACGGCCGCGGTGCTGAAACTCCTCGGAACCGGGGGCGCCTTCGCCGCCGACCAGCCGGTGCACACGGTGCGCCGGACCCGCGTCTCCCACGGTCAGGCCGTCGCCGCCGAACTGCTCTACGTCCCCGCCGCGTCGGTGCCCGGACTTCCCGCCATCGAGGCCCCGGCAGGCCCGGCCCGCGCCCGCGCCGTCCTGCGCGAACTGCAGCGGCTGGTGCTCGACGGGCAGGACCGCTCGGTGGAACTCGGCTCCGCCCGCGCCGACGACGCCAAGGAGCTGGACCGTCTGCCCGGCGCCCCGGTGCTCGTGGTCACCACGCGCTACTTCACCGCCGCGGGCACGGCGGCGGTCTCGGTGGCCACCTACCGCGCGGACACCTGCCGCCTCACCTTCGGCGACTCGGGCAACGTCGAGATCACCCACGAGTCGCGCGTCGCCTCCTGA
- a CDS encoding GNAT family N-acetyltransferase, protein MTDRNPASVHRPHRHHWRRDVVELAAMFCAVAVADAIANLVVHGPRGPVLLVASAVVLLVTAAFHTWWARRHSHAPPPRSTAPTDPASLPSTSPGAAATASATATANSTTLWRMRTTVRDEPGSLASLCTALARNSVDILTLQTHPLPEGGTVDEFLLRAPQELPSADLGRAVSRAGGHSTWIERADAHDLVDTPTRVLGLATRTALDAAELPLALRQLLGRCTIHSIPATTLAGRPNAGADAPVEGVLEATVMRLRDPSGGAITVERPYLPFTPTEFARARALVELDARLGPRVPRSQDVLTLPEGNEITVRRADGSDLPAARAMHDRCSERTLSLRYHGPVHDADRYLGHLLSPRFGRTLAATTASGKLVALGHLLWDGDETEVALLIEDDWQRRGIGSELLRRLLAMAVEAGCDSVYAVTQASNTGMVAAMRGLGLPLDYQIEEGTLVITARLDATPVSSRLPYEPPYELPRALPYELPREQSAPHRRR, encoded by the coding sequence ATGACTGACCGTAACCCCGCCTCCGTCCACCGTCCCCACCGTCACCACTGGCGCCGTGACGTCGTCGAACTCGCCGCGATGTTCTGCGCCGTCGCGGTCGCCGACGCCATCGCCAATCTCGTCGTGCACGGCCCGCGGGGCCCCGTCCTGCTCGTGGCCTCGGCCGTCGTACTCCTGGTGACGGCGGCCTTCCACACCTGGTGGGCCCGGCGCCACAGCCATGCGCCCCCGCCGCGGAGCACAGCTCCCACCGATCCGGCATCGCTCCCGTCGACGAGCCCCGGCGCGGCCGCGACAGCAAGCGCGACCGCGACCGCCAACAGCACCACCCTCTGGCGGATGCGCACGACCGTACGGGACGAGCCGGGCTCACTGGCCTCCCTCTGCACCGCCCTCGCCCGCAACAGCGTCGACATCCTGACCCTCCAGACGCACCCGCTCCCCGAGGGCGGCACCGTCGACGAGTTCCTGCTGCGCGCCCCGCAGGAACTGCCCTCCGCCGACCTCGGCCGGGCCGTTTCCCGGGCCGGTGGCCACAGCACCTGGATCGAGCGCGCCGACGCCCACGACCTGGTCGACACCCCGACGCGGGTCCTCGGCCTCGCCACCCGCACCGCCCTGGACGCCGCCGAGCTGCCCCTCGCCCTGCGTCAGCTGCTCGGCCGCTGCACGATCCACTCGATCCCGGCGACCACTCTCGCCGGTCGCCCCAACGCCGGCGCGGACGCCCCGGTCGAGGGGGTCCTGGAAGCCACGGTGATGCGGCTGCGCGACCCCTCCGGCGGTGCGATCACCGTGGAGCGGCCGTACCTGCCCTTCACCCCGACCGAATTCGCACGGGCCCGCGCCCTCGTCGAGCTCGACGCCCGGCTCGGCCCCCGCGTTCCGCGCAGCCAGGACGTGCTGACCCTGCCCGAGGGCAACGAGATCACCGTGCGCCGCGCCGACGGCTCCGACCTGCCGGCGGCCCGCGCCATGCACGACCGCTGCTCCGAGCGCACCCTGTCGCTGCGCTACCACGGCCCCGTCCACGACGCCGACCGCTACCTCGGCCACCTGCTGAGCCCCCGCTTCGGCCGCACCCTCGCCGCGACCACCGCCTCCGGCAAGCTCGTCGCCCTCGGCCACCTGCTGTGGGACGGCGACGAGACCGAGGTCGCCCTGCTCATCGAGGACGACTGGCAGCGCCGCGGCATCGGTTCCGAGCTGCTGCGCCGGCTCCTCGCGATGGCCGTCGAGGCCGGGTGCGACAGCGTGTACGCCGTCACCCAGGCCTCCAACACCGGCATGGTCGCCGCCATGCGCGGCCTCGGCCTCCCTCTCGACTACCAGATCGAGGAGGGCACCCTGGTGATCACGGCCCGGCTGGACGCGACCCCGGTCAGCTCCCGCCTGCCCTACGAGCCGCCGTACGAGCTGCCCCGCGCGCTCCCGTACGAGCTCCCCCGCGAGCAGTCTGCTCCGCACCGCCGCCGCTGA
- a CDS encoding Lrp/AsnC family transcriptional regulator has protein sequence MTDYSPDATDWRILEALQRDGRASFTELARSVSMSASAVTERVRRLEESGVITGYTAVVDPEKLGKSILALVRLRYPHGNYKPFHDFLEATPEILEAHHVTGDDCFVLKVATRSMAHLEEVTGRISGLGSVTTSVVYSSPLPRRPLSP, from the coding sequence ATGACCGACTATTCCCCTGACGCCACCGACTGGCGGATCCTCGAAGCCCTCCAGCGGGACGGGCGCGCCAGTTTCACCGAGCTCGCCCGCTCCGTGTCCATGTCCGCGAGCGCCGTCACCGAGCGGGTCCGCAGGCTGGAGGAGAGCGGCGTCATCACCGGCTACACGGCGGTGGTGGATCCGGAGAAGCTCGGCAAGTCGATCCTCGCGCTGGTGCGACTGCGCTACCCGCACGGCAACTACAAGCCCTTCCACGACTTCCTGGAGGCCACCCCGGAGATCCTGGAGGCCCACCACGTCACGGGGGACGACTGCTTCGTCCTCAAGGTCGCGACGCGTTCGATGGCGCACCTGGAGGAGGTCACAGGCCGAATCTCGGGGCTCGGTTCGGTGACGACGAGCGTCGTCTACTCCTCGCCGCTGCCCCGCAGGCCGCTCAGTCCGTGA
- a CDS encoding DUF885 domain-containing protein, producing the protein MSETLHNGSAPRLPRQVADAYVDDLIALDPITGTYLGVAASSSKLPDFSPAGRAALAELIRETLTHLDAAESVPGADSDAERRCARLLRERLTAELAVVEADEDLCAVSNIHSPAHSVREIFSLTPSDTDEDWAAIAERLRAVPAAFTGYRESLELGLERGLYGGPRATTTMIGQLTTWVGQDGSEAPFFEGFVSAGPDSLRTELDAAAAGATAAVVELRDWMKSVYAPAVEGKPDTVGRERYARWARFFNGTDLDLEEAYAYGWSEYHRLLAEMKSEAAKILPGAGPWEALGHLDEHGTHIEGVDEVQAWLQGLMDEAIENLDGTHFELAERVREVESRIAPPGGPAAPYYTSPSEDFSRPGRTWLPTMGLTRFPVYDLVSTWYHEGVPGHHLQLAQWTHVADQLSRYQATVGMVSANAEGWALYAERLMDELGYLKDAEQRLGYLDCQMMRAARVIVDIGMHVGLEIPADSPFHPGERWTVDLAQEFFGLHSGRPADFVESELTRYLSMPGQAIGYKLGERAWLLGRDNARAARGDSFDLKAWHMAALSQGSLGLDDLVDELSKL; encoded by the coding sequence ATGTCAGAGACCCTCCACAACGGCAGTGCACCTCGGCTGCCCCGCCAGGTGGCCGACGCATACGTCGACGACCTCATCGCCCTCGACCCGATCACGGGCACCTACCTCGGTGTCGCCGCGAGTTCGAGCAAGCTCCCGGACTTCTCCCCGGCGGGCCGTGCGGCCCTGGCCGAGCTCATCCGCGAGACCCTCACGCACCTCGACGCCGCCGAGTCGGTGCCCGGCGCCGACAGCGACGCCGAACGCCGATGTGCCCGGCTGCTGCGCGAGCGCCTCACCGCCGAGCTCGCCGTGGTGGAGGCCGACGAGGACCTGTGCGCGGTCAGCAACATCCACAGCCCCGCGCACTCCGTCCGTGAGATCTTCTCCCTGACCCCCTCCGACACCGACGAGGACTGGGCGGCGATCGCCGAACGCCTACGGGCCGTACCGGCCGCCTTCACCGGCTACCGCGAGAGCCTCGAACTGGGCCTGGAGCGCGGCCTGTACGGTGGCCCGCGCGCCACCACCACCATGATCGGCCAGCTCACGACCTGGGTCGGCCAGGACGGCTCCGAGGCACCCTTCTTCGAGGGCTTCGTCTCCGCCGGTCCCGACTCCCTGCGCACCGAGCTCGACGCCGCGGCCGCGGGCGCGACCGCCGCCGTCGTCGAACTCCGCGACTGGATGAAGTCGGTGTACGCCCCGGCCGTCGAGGGCAAGCCGGACACCGTGGGCCGCGAGCGGTACGCCCGCTGGGCCCGCTTCTTCAACGGCACCGACCTCGACCTGGAAGAGGCGTACGCCTACGGCTGGTCGGAGTACCACCGGCTGCTCGCCGAGATGAAGTCCGAGGCGGCCAAGATCCTTCCGGGCGCCGGCCCCTGGGAGGCACTGGGGCACCTGGACGAGCACGGCACGCACATCGAGGGCGTGGACGAGGTCCAGGCCTGGCTGCAGGGCCTGATGGACGAGGCCATCGAGAACCTCGACGGCACCCACTTCGAACTCGCCGAGCGCGTGCGCGAGGTGGAGTCCCGCATCGCCCCGCCGGGCGGCCCCGCGGCCCCGTACTACACGTCCCCCTCGGAGGACTTCTCCCGCCCGGGCCGCACCTGGCTGCCCACCATGGGCCTGACCCGCTTCCCCGTGTACGACCTGGTGTCCACCTGGTACCACGAGGGCGTGCCGGGCCACCACCTGCAGCTCGCGCAGTGGACACACGTGGCGGATCAGCTCTCGCGCTACCAGGCCACCGTCGGCATGGTCAGCGCCAACGCCGAGGGCTGGGCACTGTACGCGGAGCGGCTCATGGACGAGCTGGGCTACCTCAAGGACGCCGAGCAGCGCCTGGGTTACCTGGACTGCCAGATGATGCGCGCGGCCCGGGTCATCGTGGACATCGGCATGCACGTGGGCCTGGAGATCCCGGCGGACTCGCCGTTCCACCCGGGTGAGCGGTGGACGGTGGATCTCGCGCAGGAGTTCTTCGGCCTGCACAGCGGCCGGCCCGCGGACTTCGTCGAGAGCGAGCTGACCCGCTACCTGTCGATGCCGGGTCAGGCGATCGGCTACAAGCTGGGCGAGCGCGCCTGGCTGCTGGGCCGGGACAACGCGCGTGCCGCGCGGGGCGATTCCTTCGATCTGAAGGCCTGGCACATGGCGGCGCTCTCGCAGGGCTCGCTGGGTCTGGACGATCTGGTGGACGAGCTGTCGAAGCTCTGA
- a CDS encoding alpha/beta fold hydrolase, whose translation MTATVSFTIDSPLGPRPTTIAYERKGAGEPLLLLHGIGHHLQAWHPVIDILAAEHDVIAVDLPGFGVSEPLPKGVPYSLGTVAPALGALCTALGVERPHVAGNSLGGLLALEMGRSNLVRSVTALSPAGFWTEAERRYAFATLLAMRAGARALPLPAVRRLSRTAAGRAALTGTIYARPSRRPAEAVVAETLALRDATGFEDTLAAGGSVRFTDDVPGMPVTIAWGSRDRLLLRRQGIRAKHTVPGARLVRLPGCGHVPMNDDPALVSRVVLDTARSARLVAA comes from the coding sequence ATGACCGCCACGGTCTCCTTCACGATCGATTCGCCGCTCGGCCCCCGCCCCACGACCATCGCCTACGAGCGCAAAGGCGCGGGCGAACCCCTTCTGCTGCTGCACGGCATAGGCCATCACCTCCAGGCCTGGCACCCGGTGATCGACATCCTGGCCGCCGAGCACGACGTGATCGCCGTCGACCTGCCCGGCTTCGGCGTCTCGGAGCCCCTGCCCAAGGGGGTTCCGTACTCCCTGGGGACGGTGGCCCCGGCACTCGGGGCGCTCTGCACGGCCCTCGGCGTCGAGCGCCCGCACGTCGCGGGCAACTCGCTCGGCGGTCTGCTCGCCCTCGAAATGGGTCGGAGCAACCTCGTCCGCTCCGTCACCGCCCTCTCCCCCGCCGGCTTCTGGACCGAGGCCGAGCGCCGCTACGCCTTCGCCACCCTCCTCGCGATGCGCGCCGGCGCCAGGGCGCTGCCCCTGCCCGCCGTCCGGCGGCTCTCGCGTACCGCCGCGGGGCGTGCCGCGCTCACCGGCACCATCTACGCCCGCCCGTCCCGCCGCCCCGCCGAGGCCGTCGTCGCCGAGACCCTCGCCCTGCGCGATGCCACCGGGTTCGAGGACACACTGGCCGCGGGTGGCTCCGTACGCTTCACCGACGACGTGCCCGGCATGCCGGTGACCATCGCCTGGGGCAGCCGCGACCGGCTGCTGCTGCGCCGACAGGGCATCCGCGCCAAGCACACGGTCCCCGGCGCCCGACTCGTCCGGCTCCCGGGCTGCGGCCACGTCCCGATGAACGACGATCCGGCGCTCGTGTCCCGGGTGGTGCTCGACACGGCCCGCAGCGCACGGCTCGTGGCCGCCTGA
- a CDS encoding alkaline phosphatase D family protein gives MASIPHTRRSLIGGSLALSSALIAAPALAVPAFARSGRPAALWGVQSGEITAHSATVWTRSDRLARMYVETSPSEAFRYAVRRHRGPLLGPSSDFTGTTVLRDLPPGRQIHYRVVLTDPDDPRRSSAPVHGTFRTTPVSRRHDVRFLWSGDLAGQGWGINPDLGGYRVFEEMRLRDPDFFLFSGDTIYADGPINATAPLRDGSLWRNVTTEEKAKVAETLAEFRGNFRYNLLDRNLLGFNAQVPVLAQWDDHEVRNNWYPGQLIDDPRYTVKEADILAARARQAFGEYFPVTDLRGGRSEGRMYRVMRYGPLLDVFVLDMRTYRNANSPDTQPEDPIGILGPEQLAWVKRELSRSRATWKVIAADMPLGIVVPDGATNFEAVAQGDPGAPLGRELQIAELLRHIKHQRITGTLWVTADVHYTAANHYAPERASFTDFAPFWEFVSGPIGAGGFPAGRLDATFGPETAYVQSAPFANMSPSENPPYYGEVDIDGGSGELTVRLRRQGGGVLFTRTLRPGRVGQ, from the coding sequence ATGGCATCGATCCCGCACACCCGACGGTCCCTCATCGGCGGTTCCCTCGCCCTGTCCTCCGCGCTCATCGCCGCCCCCGCGCTCGCCGTCCCCGCCTTCGCGCGCTCCGGCCGGCCGGCCGCGCTCTGGGGCGTCCAGTCCGGCGAGATCACCGCCCACTCGGCCACCGTGTGGACCCGTTCCGACCGCCTGGCACGGATGTACGTCGAGACCTCCCCGAGCGAGGCGTTCCGCTACGCCGTACGCCGCCACCGCGGCCCGCTGCTCGGCCCGTCGAGCGACTTCACCGGCACCACCGTGCTCCGCGACCTGCCGCCCGGCCGACAGATCCACTACCGGGTCGTCCTGACCGACCCCGACGACCCCCGCCGCAGCTCCGCACCGGTCCACGGCACCTTCCGCACCACCCCCGTCTCCCGCCGCCACGACGTGCGCTTCCTGTGGTCCGGCGACCTGGCGGGCCAGGGCTGGGGCATCAACCCCGATCTCGGCGGCTACCGCGTCTTCGAGGAGATGCGACTGCGCGACCCCGACTTCTTCCTCTTCAGCGGGGACACCATCTACGCCGACGGGCCGATCAACGCCACCGCGCCGCTGCGCGACGGCAGCCTCTGGCGCAACGTCACCACCGAGGAGAAGGCGAAGGTCGCCGAAACGCTCGCCGAGTTCCGCGGGAACTTCCGCTACAACCTCCTCGATCGCAATCTGCTCGGCTTCAACGCCCAGGTCCCGGTCCTCGCCCAGTGGGACGACCACGAGGTGCGCAACAACTGGTACCCCGGCCAGCTCATCGACGACCCCCGCTACACCGTCAAGGAGGCCGACATCCTCGCCGCCCGTGCCCGCCAGGCCTTCGGCGAGTACTTCCCCGTCACCGACCTGCGCGGAGGCCGCTCCGAGGGCCGGATGTACCGGGTGATGCGGTACGGCCCGCTGCTCGACGTCTTCGTCCTCGACATGCGCACCTACCGGAACGCCAACTCCCCCGACACCCAGCCCGAGGACCCCATCGGCATCCTCGGCCCCGAGCAGCTGGCCTGGGTCAAGCGCGAGCTGTCCCGCTCCCGCGCCACCTGGAAGGTCATCGCCGCCGACATGCCGCTGGGCATCGTCGTCCCCGACGGGGCCACGAACTTCGAGGCCGTCGCCCAGGGCGACCCGGGCGCACCGCTGGGCCGCGAGCTCCAGATCGCCGAGCTCCTGCGACACATCAAGCACCAGCGCATCACGGGCACCCTCTGGGTCACGGCCGACGTGCACTACACCGCCGCGAACCACTACGCGCCGGAGCGGGCGTCCTTCACCGACTTCGCGCCCTTCTGGGAGTTCGTCTCCGGCCCGATCGGCGCGGGCGGCTTCCCGGCCGGGCGGCTCGACGCCACCTTCGGCCCGGAGACCGCCTACGTACAGTCGGCCCCCTTCGCCAACATGTCACCGTCCGAGAACCCGCCGTACTACGGTGAGGTCGACATCGACGGCGGCAGCGGGGAGCTCACCGTCCGGCTGCGCCGCCAGGGAGGGGGCGTACTCTTCACGCGGACGCTCCGGCCCGGCCGCGTGGGCCAGTGA
- a CDS encoding rhodanese-like domain-containing protein, whose product MTTTQNTTSAPTTTTNPVLRVPPASPAAAAAYFSASLAFHADVSDVAAAFKAHREQGAELGFQLVDSRSTPSWDQAHVPGAVHLPTGLVPEQAERLLDKNVPVVTYCWGPGCNGGTRSALALAELGFQVKEMLGGIEYWIREGFEVETWQGGRQRAEADPLTAPTDSDDCGC is encoded by the coding sequence ATGACGACGACGCAGAACACCACCTCCGCCCCCACGACCACCACCAACCCCGTGCTCCGGGTGCCTCCGGCCTCCCCGGCCGCGGCGGCCGCGTACTTCTCCGCGAGCCTGGCCTTCCACGCGGACGTGTCGGATGTCGCCGCCGCTTTCAAGGCCCACCGTGAGCAGGGCGCCGAGCTCGGCTTCCAGCTCGTCGACTCCCGTTCCACCCCGTCCTGGGACCAGGCCCACGTGCCCGGCGCCGTCCACCTGCCCACCGGCCTCGTTCCCGAGCAGGCCGAGCGGCTCCTGGACAAGAACGTCCCCGTGGTGACGTACTGCTGGGGCCCCGGCTGCAACGGCGGCACCCGCTCCGCCCTCGCCCTGGCCGAACTGGGCTTCCAGGTGAAGGAGATGCTCGGCGGCATCGAGTACTGGATCCGCGAGGGCTTCGAGGTCGAGACCTGGCAGGGCGGCCGGCAGCGTGCCGAGGCCGACCCGCTGACCGCGCCGACCGACTCGGACGACTGCGGCTGCTGA